The following coding sequences lie in one Lolium perenne isolate Kyuss_39 chromosome 2, Kyuss_2.0, whole genome shotgun sequence genomic window:
- the LOC127328424 gene encoding very-long-chain aldehyde decarbonylase GL1-9-like yields the protein MSVTQSHGKTLELCLLVMGTWKYFVHRYMHQNKFLYRHIHSQHHRLIVPYAIGALYNHPLEGLLLDTLGGAMSFVVSGMTPRTAVFFFYFAVLKGVDDHCGLWLPYNIFQNLFQNNTAYHDIHHQLQGTKYNYSQPFFSVWDRILGTHMAYDLVSRKEGGFEARPLRD from the exons ATGTCAGTTACCCAAAGTCACGGCAAA ACTCTGGAGTTATGTTTGCTGGTGATGGGCACATGGAAATACTTTGTGCACCGCTACATGCACCAGAACAAATTCCTCTATCGACATATCCACTCGCAACATCACCGTTTGATCGTTCCTTATGCCATCGGGGCTCTCTACAACCACCCACTAGAGGGGCTCCTTTTGGACACTTTGGGTGGTGCTATGTCCTTCGTTGTCTCTGGCATGACGCCAAGGACTGCCGTGTTCTTCTTCTATTTTGCTGTGCTCAAGGGTGTCGACGATCACTGCGGACTCTGGTTGCCATACAACATCTTCCAGAACTTGTTCCAAAACAATACCGCCTATCATGATATCCACCATCAGCTCCAAGGCACGAAGTACAATTACTCCCAGCCGTTCTTCTCGGTCTGGGACAGGATTCTAGGAACCCACATGGCCTACGACCTAGTGAGCCGGAAGGAAGGGGGCTTTGAAGCAAGGCCGTTGCGAGACTAG
- the LOC127329922 gene encoding uncharacterized protein has protein sequence MPHQVTLPDEEAPSPRPSAAGCYNFLRAASTRHGHGGYRRLHSAAAASVVRVEVGTTAKARSVFHVEPAVLEAEPVRRLLAAAGRRIPGGAVAVAVDALLFEHLLWLATTTNGWLDGGDSAADDLSEIVEFYSEEEDDDDHQVQHHRHGLKR, from the coding sequence ATGCCTCACCAGGTCACGCTTCCCGACGAGGAGGCGCCGTCCCCGCGACCATCCGCCGCCGGCTGCTACAACTTCCTCCGCGCCGCCTCCACCCGCCACGGCCACGGCGGGTACCGCCGCCTGCACTCCGCGGCCGCCGCGTCGGTCGTGAGGGTGGAGGTCGGGACGACGGCGAAGGCGAGGAGCGTGTTCCACGTGGAGCCAGCGGTGCTGGAGGCCGAGCCGGTGCGCCGGCTGCTGGCTGCCGCGGGGCGTAGGATCCCCGGAGGCGCGGTGGCTGTGGCCGTGGACGCGCTGCTGTTCGAGCACCTGCTGTGGCTGGCCACGACCACCAACGGGTGGCTGGACGGCGGTGACTCGGCCGCCGATGACCTGTCGGAGATCGTCGAGTTCTActccgaggaagaggacgacgatgACCACCAGGTTCAGCACCACCGTCACGGGCTCAAGCGCTAA